The nucleotide sequence CAAAGGCTACTGATGACGCTGAACCTCCGCTAGAGCCACCTGTTATCCTTTCAGTATCTAAAGGATTTCTTGTAGGTCCAAACTCCGAGACGAGATTACTGACCCCTGACGCAAAAGCATGGAGATTGTTTTTACCGACAATTATGGCATCTGCCTCAAGTAGTTTGTTGATAACAGTAGCGTTATAATTAGGATAAAATTCTCTGAAGATCTTACTGGCTATTGTTGTTCTTATGCCTTTGGTAAATATGTTGTCTTTTACTGCGATAGGTAAACCCGATAAGGGACCAGTAGGTATTCCTCTTTTAATATGCTCCTCTAATTTCTCAGCATGTCTAAGAGCCTCATCTTTAATAATTGTTATATAGCTGTTGAACTTTTCAGCGTCAGTTTTCATTTTATCTAGTGTATGCTGAATTAAATCTACAGGACTTTGATTCCTATTAATAATGTCATTTAAGGTGAGAATTACCTCTGGCTTCGGTCTGATATAGTCTGGACCTATAATTTTTTGAATATCGTTCATGATTTTAGTAGACATGATATTTTACCTTAAAACCGTAATAATTAAACATAAAATATTTTTCTTATCATGAAAATCGCAGAAGGCTATATAAAGAAATTTAATACTTCAACATTACCATTATTATTATCGAAGCCTAAGAATAGCGGAAAAACTCCACATGAAAGAAATTTAGGCTATTATAAAAGATCTTCTAAAGTTGAAATGCAACAAAAAATAAAAACTTTTGACATTTAAAAAGCCCTTTATACCTTCCCCTTACTTCTTCTTTTCTGCTCTTGCTAACATGTCCATTAGTTCTTTTGGAGCGTCTTTTTCGCTTACAGCTCCTCTACCTGTCTTACCATTGTCGTCATAGGTAAAGGACACCATTTTGCCAACTCTCCAGACCTTCTTTATCTTTGAAGTGTCTACTTCTTTCTCTTCACCCTTATACTTAAACCTGACTTTTGCCATATTTGTTCATGTATATCTTAAATTCGCCATTAATTAATATTATCATTAATATACCAGTATTACATTAATATCCAAATATCATTAGTATCACATTACAATTTATTTCAAAATAGCCCTAACTTTTGTGAAATTTATCTGAGGAGTACCACCATATTCATTTATAGCATTATTTACTATACTATTTACAGGTTTGTCGTCTAAGTCAAATAACCCTGACTTATACATGTAATATACTCCTTTAGGGACACGTTCGGATATCTTAAATATAACGCGAATTTTACCGAAGTCACTCTCCAGGTAACCCTCTCCCTCATAACAACAGTTATAAACTATTGGTTTAGGTCTGTCATATATCTCGTTAAATTGGCTGTTTGTGTGATTTGGATGAGAGGAGAAAACCAGATATTCACCCACTGGTGGCTCTTTAAGTCTGGGTAAAGGATTTACCTTCACTTTCTGGAAGCCATCGTAGTACCTCTTGACCTTTACAACCTTATTCTTAACTAACTCCTCTAAACTTACACCTGTTCTTCGTATTGCATAATCTACTGCTTTCCATTCATCCTCTTCTATCAAGGGATGAGAGATACCTAGTTGTTTCGCAATTAGCCTCATCAACCTAATCTCATCAACTCCCTTAGGTTCACAAATTGGTTCATTATATACCAGGTAATCATGCCAATAACTGTAGACAACATCCCGTTTTTCAAGAAAAGTCGGTGAGGGGATAACTACGTTAGAAAGCTTAACGCTTTCATTAATGAACGGGTCATGCATAATTAATGTTAACCTACCCTCCTTTATCGCCTCCACTATCCTATCACTATTAGGTAGAGAGTGTATGGGATTAGAATTCCAGGCAAAAATAACTTTTATATTTCCCTTTTCTACTTCCTCTCCAACTTTACCCATTGGGGCAATTCTCGCTGGTTTTGAAAGATGTAATCCCCTCAAATAGCTAAAGTCTATTCCCCACCCCTGGCTGTTGGAATAGAAGAACCCCCTTCTTAGACCTAGTAAGGCTGGAATCAAAGATATTAGTGATACTGCATCTCCGCCATAATATGTCCTTCCTAAAGCAAACCCTATGATGGTCAATGGTCTACGATCGTAGTAAAGATCTCCTAACTCTTCAATATATTTCCTATTGAGCCCAGTTACACTCTCGATCTCATCCCAAGTATAACTATTCACGTACTCTCTGAGAGTCGCTTCATCATCTAGTATATCCGCACTTACTCCGCGAGCGAAAATTCTCTTCATGACTCCAACTGCCAGAAATCCGTCACTGCCTGGTCTTACCAAATAGTATTTGTCACTCCTCCTTGCAGTTTCACTAATTCTCACATCCACTGTGATCTTGTATTTACTCTGTAACAATTTCCAACCGTGTATAAAGGAGACAGCACTTTCGCTACCCCAAAAAACTACACTGTCATATTTCTCAAATTCTTCGGGCAGAGCACCAAAGGAACTACCGTAATGCGCCTTGATAGCTTCGTGACCTTCAGACGCACAAATAGAGTAGTCTATAGATAACGTACCTAATAAATTCCACAATCTGGCTGGATAATACCAGGTAAGTAATCCTTGATTACCATCATACTCGACATGAATTATCTTGTCTTTGGGAGTCTCTTTAATAATCTTACTTATGTATTTCACAGAGTCCTCTAGGCTAGTCTCCTTTCCCTCTACCAGAGGACTTAAGACTCTATTGATCTTATTTCTCCTTAAGTCAGCATTACCTCTTGAACAGGTAAAACCCAAAAAGGGAAAAGATTTTAAAGGTTTATAATTATCATCGAAGATACACGTATCATAACAGTCCCTTGTGCAGGCAATTACCATTAAATAGTTATTCATGCAGAATTATAAAAAGGTAGTGATGAGTGCGACCGTGCCTGAATTGTGATGTGATTCCTTTAACCTGACTTAACAATTATCCACTTTCTAATAAGAGTTGAAAATATGTAGCTCCCCAAGAATGTGGTAATTAGAGCCATAATCACTATTTGCGAGTATTGAGATACATCAAGAACATTTCCGGATAACCCAACAGTTGCGACAACTAGACCAATTTCTCCTCTAGGTATCATGCCTACAGCTGTGATAATAGATTGCTTCAGGTTCTTAGTGTAAAAGTAGGCAACAGGTAATATCCCAAATATTTTCCCCACAATCGCAAGAAACGATAGCAGTAAACCCAAAAGTAAATCATTTAAATTAAAGAAGATATAAAATGGTGTTTCCATGCCTACATAAACAAAAAATAGAGGACCGAATATGGAAATAAGGGTTTCAGTGAATCCGTTAACTCTCTTTGACTTTACACTCTCTGCTATAGCTACACCTGCAATGAAAGCAGCTATTACAGGAGAGAAGCCGACCACAAGCATAATCAAAACTAGGACAAACAAGATCACCAACGATATATTATCAACTATCTCATCTCTAACTACTGTCAAAATCTTAGGAATCAAAAATACTGCAACAAAAAATATAACTATCCATGCCAGAGAAAGTTCAAGAACTCTTAGTGTAGTTTGAACTAAGGGAAGACTTCCTAGTGTTATTAATTCCACTACTGTAGATAAGATTATCAGTGCAACTACATCATCTATAGCTGCAGCAGAGATAAGGAGCCTGGAAAAATTTTCTCTATATAGCTTATATTCATCCACTATGGACACAGTTGCAGCTAGGCTGGTTGCAGCACTCGCAGCACCCATGAGTAGGGCTACCTGAGTGTCATATACCAGAGAAAATACTACGAACACTAGGTAAGTGGGGATAACTGCACCTAAAGTAGCTGCCAAAAAGCCTAGAAATCCAGAGGATCTAAGGTTCTTAAAACCATGTGAAAGACCTGCGGCGAAAATAAGCAGAATTACTGAGAAGTTTGCAAATAGCACTACGTAATTGTTGATGGAGAATAGATTAACCTGCAAAATACTGTTGATTACACCTCCTAGAGCATAAGGGCTGAATACGATTCCAACTATTATTTCAGCTACGAGGGCTGGGATAAAATATTTCCGAAGAAGTAGTCTACCACCTTGAGCGAGGGCTAGGAGTGAGAACAACTCAAGTAATGCTACATATATTTCATCTGTTTCCACTTTTTGCTCTACTGAGTATGAGATTTAATTTTTAACTTTTAAGTAGTAGATATTACAATGCCACTATTTGGATCAAAGGAAGAGGAGAAGAAAATTTACCATATTGATTCTTTAAATGAGCACATGAGGAATGTAATTAAAACTGTAATGGACGTTAATATGAATGATCTCGCATACTATTATGGTTTAAAATACTTAAGTCCAGTTATTGGGGAGCCTATATTTATACCCTATGGTAGGTTGGATGGAAAGTTTAATGACTTCGAGAAGGCTTTTGAAAAACTCTATCAGGAAATAGAGAAAATAAAAGATAGGGGATTGAAACAGTACTTGGAGTGGTATCCTGGGTCTAAGTTCCTTGATCATTATAGAATTGTGTTCTACTCCGAAGTTCAAGAGGGAATAACTTACGGTATCGGAGCAGAGCCTTTAGCATTTACACCATCAAGCAGTTACGGATTACCGAATATCGAGGGAGAGGCAGTTGTGGTAGGTATGCAATTGTTAAATCTTGCTGTCCTCAAGAAACTCAACCTCAAGTTTTATGACTTAGTCAAGGATAAAAGGGATGAGGTAATAGAGGCTTACAATTGGTTATATTCAGAGTTTCACGCTAAATATGACACTAAGGATAGGAAATTCTTGACAGACATAGCATCATACTATATGAGACGATTCTTTCAACAAGTTTATGATGTAGCAAAGGACTACACTACAGACAAATTAGAGGGTAAAATAGCTATAATTCCGCTTGTTGAGAGTAAGGCTAAGAAGGATGGAAAAATCATTGATGTATGGAGAGAGGACTTAAGAGACCTACTGGAACAGGCTAGGTATTATTTAGTTGAAGCTATTCCTGCAATTTACAATCAAGAGCGTATGTCTAAGATACTTAAACAGGTTGGAAGCAACTTTGAAGAGATCATTTTAACATCCCAAAAGAAGCCTAAAATACCAGAAGAATTGAAAGATCTGAAGGTGAAAACTCAGGGAGATAAATTCGTGGTGTTAACTAAGTGATAGTAGAGCATATGGCTAAAGCAATAGCAGAGATATTAGAAGACGGCGAGAAAGTATATGTTGGCTTAAATTCTATATTACCTGCATTAGGCTCCTTTCTAGCTAGAGACGTATATCACAAGAATATAAGAATATATGGCGTGGCAGAGGCTGATAACCCCCTAGATATAACAATTTCACCATCAACAGGAGATCCAATGCTAGCTCAATATACTCCAGTGTTTACCACAGTTGACTTATTTGATTTAGTTCAGAAGGGTAAACTAGATGTTATGTTCTTAGGACCAATTCAAATAGACGAAGAAATTAACGCTAATGTTTCAGTTATAGGAAGCTATGAAAAACCTAAAGTGAGGTTACCTGGGGGTGCAGCAACAGCATTTATGATGCCCCTAATAAGAAAACTAATACTGTGGAATTTCAGACATAATAGGCAGAGTTTCCCTAAGAGAGTTGACTTTGTAACCGGGACAGCTAAACACTCTAAGAACGAAGTATATGTAGTTACAAATTTAGGAGTTCTTCATTTTAATAGGGAAAAGAACAGATGGGAAGTGATAGTTCTGTACCCCTGGAGTAATATTAATGAAATAAAGAGTAATACGGGATTCGATGTCTATGAGGGGGATATCAAGGAAGTTAGAGTAACTGAAAAGGACATAGAATACATTAGGAAACTGGATCCTTACAACCTGAGAGAAGGATTGATAAAATAATCAAATGGGTTGAATGAGCTCAAGAACTTTTCCCCAGTCAACGTCATACACTCCAAACATACTCGTTGGTTCTGCGCCCCTTGGAAGCTCCACAACAGCAGTCACATAGTCTGCATTAATTGTGGGTCTCTTGCCGTAAAAGTAGGATCTAGGCACTATCTCTTCAGCTGTTATAATAACTGTCTTAGATGCCTTTGCCTTAAACTCATCCTCAAATAAAGGTCCAATAATCTCTGCATTTCCCTCCTCGTCTGCTTTATGGACATGTATTATAGCTACATCTGGAGTGATAGCTTTAACTAACAGAACCTCTTCCCCTGAGAAAGGATCCTTGGCTACTCTCCAACTTCCAACTTTTTCATGTAATTTTACCAGATCAGACCCAAGTACACCTTTAACGGGCATAAATGGGATTCCAAAAGCCCCTGCCCTTATTCCGGCTATAAACGCACCACAGCTGTCCTCAAGAAATTCAACTTCACCGCTCTCTACTTTTTTCCTGAAGTTTGAGGGAATACCTAGCCATTCCAAGGTTGCCATTGCAGCCCTTATTTTCTTCACAACGTTATGCTTAAGTAAGATCTCTAGACCTAAACCTGGCTCTCTATCCACAAATCCCAAATTTCTTACATCACTGTTCACTAGTGCAAATATAAAGCCCATGGGACTTCTGTGAAATGATATACCACTTATTGTGATCCAATCTCCCTCCTTAACTAGTTTTATAGCCCTGTCTAAGCTCACTAGTTTTGACATAATATCTAGTACGTTAATTAAATATAAAAACAATTCTTACATCAGTCTTTAATTTACCTGACCACACTTCATTACCAATATCCTAATAAACGAAGATAAGAACTAAATACAGCTTTCAAGAACCTTAATCACTTGAACCATATCCTCCTCCACCTGGAGTCTCAATTATTACTTCATCTCCTTCATCCAACTCAACAACACACTTACTCTTTAAACTTACCAGTTCATCACTCCTCTTCCTAACTGTGGCTTTACCAGGTTTTCCCCTTTCTCCTCCGTTAAGACCCCACGGACCAATAATAAACCTATCAGCCATTAAGGCTAATCTAGTGGGGGATAGTACTTTGAAGGACCTAATAATTCCATCTCCACCCTTATACTTTCCTTTCCCTCCGCTTCCCACTCTCACAGTATATGATGTAAATAGTAAAGGATAAACGCTTTCAGCAACTTCAATGGGAGTATTTAGCGTATTTGTCATATTTGAATGTACTGCAGAAATACCGTCTTCACTTGGTCTTGCCCCACTGCCTCCTCCAATTGTCTCGTAGTACGACCAATATCTTCCTTTGTAAAAGCCTCCCATCATAATGTTCATCATAGTTCCTGAGCTCGCTGCCGGAACAGGTAAGAACTTCGATAGGGATAAGAAAGTAACATCAGCTATCCTTTGCGATGTCTCTACATTGCCTCCACTAACTGGGGCAGGCTTAACTGGGTTAACCAAGGTACCTTCGTCGGCTTTAACTTGGACAAATGAGTAAAAACCTTCATTAGTTGACACTGACTTTCCTAACGCTGATCTTATAGCAAATGACACTGCGGAATATGTTACCCCGTAAACTGCATTCAAGGGACCATCAATCTGTCCATGAGTTCCACTGAAATCTGCGGTAACCCTATCCTTTCTCACCTTCAAGGTGAGTTTAATGGGCAATAGTTTATCCTCCCATTCTAAATAGTCTTCAGCTCGGTAATCGCCCTCTTTCCAATTAATGTTACTAACCACATTTCTCGTGTACTCTATGGTTTCGTCCCAA is from Sulfolobus acidocaldarius DSM 639 and encodes:
- the sac7e gene encoding chromatin protein Sac7e — protein: MAKVRFKYKGEEKEVDTSKIKKVWRVGKMVSFTYDDNGKTGRGAVSEKDAPKELMDMLARAEKKK
- a CDS encoding molybdopterin-dependent oxidoreductase gives rise to the protein MVIACTRDCYDTCIFDDNYKPLKSFPFLGFTCSRGNADLRRNKINRVLSPLVEGKETSLEDSVKYISKIIKETPKDKIIHVEYDGNQGLLTWYYPARLWNLLGTLSIDYSICASEGHEAIKAHYGSSFGALPEEFEKYDSVVFWGSESAVSFIHGWKLLQSKYKITVDVRISETARRSDKYYLVRPGSDGFLAVGVMKRIFARGVSADILDDEATLREYVNSYTWDEIESVTGLNRKYIEELGDLYYDRRPLTIIGFALGRTYYGGDAVSLISLIPALLGLRRGFFYSNSQGWGIDFSYLRGLHLSKPARIAPMGKVGEEVEKGNIKVIFAWNSNPIHSLPNSDRIVEAIKEGRLTLIMHDPFINESVKLSNVVIPSPTFLEKRDVVYSYWHDYLVYNEPICEPKGVDEIRLMRLIAKQLGISHPLIEEDEWKAVDYAIRRTGVSLEELVKNKVVKVKRYYDGFQKVKVNPLPRLKEPPVGEYLVFSSHPNHTNSQFNEIYDRPKPIVYNCCYEGEGYLESDFGKIRVIFKISERVPKGVYYMYKSGLFDLDDKPVNSIVNNAINEYGGTPQINFTKVRAILK
- a CDS encoding cation:proton antiporter, giving the protein METDEIYVALLELFSLLALAQGGRLLLRKYFIPALVAEIIVGIVFSPYALGGVINSILQVNLFSINNYVVLFANFSVILLIFAAGLSHGFKNLRSSGFLGFLAATLGAVIPTYLVFVVFSLVYDTQVALLMGAASAATSLAATVSIVDEYKLYRENFSRLLISAAAIDDVVALIILSTVVELITLGSLPLVQTTLRVLELSLAWIVIFFVAVFLIPKILTVVRDEIVDNISLVILFVLVLIMLVVGFSPVIAAFIAGVAIAESVKSKRVNGFTETLISIFGPLFFVYVGMETPFYIFFNLNDLLLGLLLSFLAIVGKIFGILPVAYFYTKNLKQSIITAVGMIPRGEIGLVVATVGLSGNVLDVSQYSQIVIMALITTFLGSYIFSTLIRKWIIVKSG
- a CDS encoding CoA-transferase subunit beta, with the translated sequence MIVEHMAKAIAEILEDGEKVYVGLNSILPALGSFLARDVYHKNIRIYGVAEADNPLDITISPSTGDPMLAQYTPVFTTVDLFDLVQKGKLDVMFLGPIQIDEEINANVSVIGSYEKPKVRLPGGAATAFMMPLIRKLILWNFRHNRQSFPKRVDFVTGTAKHSKNEVYVVTNLGVLHFNREKNRWEVIVLYPWSNINEIKSNTGFDVYEGDIKEVRVTEKDIEYIRKLDPYNLREGLIK
- a CDS encoding CoA transferase subunit A, with the protein product MSKLVSLDRAIKLVKEGDWITISGISFHRSPMGFIFALVNSDVRNLGFVDREPGLGLEILLKHNVVKKIRAAMATLEWLGIPSNFRKKVESGEVEFLEDSCGAFIAGIRAGAFGIPFMPVKGVLGSDLVKLHEKVGSWRVAKDPFSGEEVLLVKAITPDVAIIHVHKADEEGNAEIIGPLFEDEFKAKASKTVIITAEEIVPRSYFYGKRPTINADYVTAVVELPRGAEPTSMFGVYDVDWGKVLELIQPI
- a CDS encoding hydantoinase B/oxoprolinase family protein translates to MTTWEVIDKATTFIAEEMGVMLKKSALSPNIRERMDHSCAIIDNQGRIVAQAEHIPVHLGSFKVAVVNVLKYLGDEIKPGENYIFNDPYISGTHLNDVGLLTPIDYEGKIVGYVVNKAHQVDVGGPIPGSLNPLAKTLYEEGIVIPPVKLDERVIKIIKENFKMPEVSIGDLRAQLSANSLGVIRVRQLIEKYGLQNVVEGWDETIEYTRNVVSNINWKEGDYRAEDYLEWEDKLLPIKLTLKVRKDRVTADFSGTHGQIDGPLNAVYGVTYSAVSFAIRSALGKSVSTNEGFYSFVQVKADEGTLVNPVKPAPVSGGNVETSQRIADVTFLSLSKFLPVPAASSGTMMNIMMGGFYKGRYWSYYETIGGGSGARPSEDGISAVHSNMTNTLNTPIEVAESVYPLLFTSYTVRVGSGGKGKYKGGDGIIRSFKVLSPTRLALMADRFIIGPWGLNGGERGKPGKATVRKRSDELVSLKSKCVVELDEGDEVIIETPGGGGYGSSD